Proteins from a genomic interval of Synechococcus sp. A15-28:
- a CDS encoding NAD(P)/FAD-dependent oxidoreductase: MATPLSSPETVVVVGGGFAGLFSALAVHERLPERPVVLIEPRDRFLFQPLLYELLSGELQSWEVAPAYRQLLSSRGICWLQDRVSGIDLDARQLTTVASGSLPWGDLVLATGTELNDFGVPGVREHASGFRDLDDVAHLRALVDDLKKRRTPETTVAIVGAGPTGVELACKLADMLDGAARIHLVERGDGILPNSASFNRERAAAALERREVCLHLNTAVTEVHADRVCFKDGTSLPHSGLIWSAGSSPTLPDIHPNPAGARAPLNISEDLRLLDHPHVFVPGDCGRCSANPWPATAQVAMQQGDAVAKALQAMDHTQEPEPFQFQDRGEMLSLGIGDATLTGLGITLAGPLAFKIRRATYLTRLPGLSLGLRSAGAWLMSR; this comes from the coding sequence ATGGCAACACCTCTGTCATCACCTGAAACCGTGGTGGTGGTTGGAGGAGGTTTCGCCGGCCTGTTCAGTGCCTTGGCCGTGCATGAACGCTTGCCGGAGCGACCGGTGGTGTTGATCGAGCCTCGTGACCGTTTCCTGTTCCAGCCTCTTCTCTACGAACTGTTGAGTGGTGAACTGCAGAGCTGGGAAGTGGCACCCGCCTATCGCCAGCTGCTCAGCAGTCGCGGCATCTGCTGGCTGCAGGACCGCGTCAGCGGGATCGATCTGGACGCCAGGCAACTCACCACCGTTGCCTCAGGGTCTCTCCCATGGGGTGATCTGGTGCTGGCCACCGGCACTGAGCTGAATGATTTCGGGGTTCCCGGTGTCCGCGAACATGCCAGCGGCTTCCGCGATCTCGACGATGTGGCCCATCTGCGCGCCCTTGTCGACGACCTGAAGAAACGCAGGACGCCGGAGACCACCGTGGCGATTGTCGGAGCGGGGCCAACGGGAGTGGAGCTGGCCTGCAAGCTGGCGGACATGCTGGATGGAGCAGCCCGGATCCATCTGGTGGAAAGGGGCGACGGGATCCTGCCCAACAGTGCCTCCTTCAACCGTGAGCGAGCTGCCGCCGCTCTGGAGCGGCGGGAGGTCTGCCTGCACCTCAACACAGCGGTCACGGAAGTCCATGCTGATCGCGTCTGCTTCAAGGACGGCACATCCCTGCCCCACAGCGGGCTGATCTGGAGTGCCGGCAGCAGCCCCACCCTGCCGGACATCCACCCGAACCCCGCAGGCGCCAGAGCCCCCCTCAACATCAGCGAGGACCTGAGACTTCTGGACCACCCCCACGTCTTCGTCCCTGGGGACTGTGGACGTTGCAGCGCCAATCCCTGGCCCGCTACCGCCCAGGTCGCCATGCAGCAGGGTGACGCTGTCGCCAAGGCCCTGCAGGCCATGGATCACACCCAGGAGCCGGAACCCTTTCAGTTCCAGGATCGCGGCGAGATGCTCAGCCTGGGCATCGGCGACGCCACGCTCACCGGCCTGGGGATCACCCTGGCCGGCCCCCTGGCCTTCAAGATCCGACGGGCCACCTATCTCACCCGGTTGCCAGGGCTGTCCCTCGGGCTGCGTTCCGCCGGTGCCTGGCTGATGAGCCGTTGA
- a CDS encoding SLC13 family permease, translated as MAELISALQNPQAVITLTVLALAIALFITGALAPELTGLLSLGLLVATGVLSPPEALAGFGSPALITLMGLFPVSAALFKSGALDRLRALIASERIRSPRRLIALMALVIAPVSGIVPNTPVVASLLPVVENWCHRRGVSPSRVLLPLSFSTVLGGTLTLLGSSVNLLVSDISQQLGHGSLELFSFTLISLPIWLVGAAYLVLAPRALLPDRGHDNDELGLSPQRSSYSTEVTIPQDSELVGVSLHNSRLQRRFDVDVLELQRAGERLMPPLADRKLQAGDHLLLRVTRQDLLRLQQDHTVQLTTQGNNAGFDLSSDDLSGQKTVEVLLPAGSTLAGASLRELRFRQRHNATVLALRRGQETLQERLGQIVLREGDVLLLQAPLDSIRGLQASNDLLVLDRLEDDLPTVRRKPLVVSIAIAMLVLPTLTPIPLVAAVLLATVAVVASGCLRPGELQRAIRLDVILLLGSLTSFSVALQRTGLADAMAQGLQQWLVGWPTYGSLVVVFIGTTLLTQVMSNAASVALLAPVAVQLAPGLDLPPTALLITVLFGASQSFLTPVGYQTNLMVFGPGRYRFLDVTRYGIGLTVIMTVLVPALILWRYAAS; from the coding sequence ATGGCCGAGCTGATCAGCGCGCTTCAGAACCCTCAGGCGGTGATCACCCTGACGGTTTTGGCTCTGGCGATTGCTCTGTTCATCACAGGAGCCCTGGCCCCGGAACTCACCGGCCTGCTCAGCCTCGGCCTTCTGGTCGCCACGGGGGTGCTGTCTCCACCGGAGGCCCTGGCTGGATTCGGCAGTCCCGCCCTGATCACCCTGATGGGGTTGTTCCCGGTCTCCGCTGCTCTCTTCAAAAGCGGAGCACTGGACCGCCTGCGCGCCCTGATCGCCTCAGAGCGGATCCGCTCGCCAAGACGACTGATCGCGCTGATGGCCTTAGTGATCGCGCCGGTGTCCGGCATCGTCCCCAACACACCGGTGGTGGCATCGCTGTTGCCGGTGGTGGAGAACTGGTGCCATCGGCGCGGGGTCTCCCCATCCAGGGTTCTGCTTCCCCTGTCGTTTTCAACCGTGCTCGGCGGAACCCTCACCCTGCTGGGCAGTTCGGTCAACCTGTTGGTGAGTGACATCAGCCAGCAACTCGGGCATGGATCCCTGGAGCTGTTCAGTTTCACGTTGATCAGCCTGCCGATCTGGCTTGTGGGGGCCGCTTATCTGGTGCTGGCACCACGGGCCCTGCTGCCGGACCGTGGCCACGACAATGACGAGCTGGGGCTGTCGCCCCAGCGCAGCAGTTACAGCACCGAAGTCACCATCCCCCAGGACTCGGAACTGGTGGGGGTCTCCCTGCACAACAGCCGACTGCAACGCCGCTTCGATGTGGATGTGCTGGAGCTCCAGCGTGCCGGAGAACGCCTGATGCCCCCCCTGGCGGACCGCAAGCTCCAGGCCGGCGACCATCTGCTGCTGCGGGTGACCCGGCAGGACCTGCTGCGTCTCCAGCAGGACCACACCGTTCAGCTCACCACCCAGGGGAACAATGCGGGTTTCGATCTGAGCAGTGATGACCTGAGCGGTCAGAAGACAGTTGAAGTGCTGCTGCCGGCCGGATCCACTCTGGCCGGAGCCAGCCTCCGCGAACTCCGCTTCCGCCAACGCCATAACGCCACGGTGCTCGCCCTGCGTCGCGGCCAGGAGACCCTGCAGGAACGGCTGGGGCAGATCGTCCTGAGGGAAGGAGATGTGCTGCTGCTGCAGGCCCCCCTCGATTCCATTCGTGGTCTGCAGGCCAGCAACGACCTGCTGGTGCTCGATCGGCTGGAGGATGATCTCCCGACGGTGCGGCGCAAACCGCTGGTGGTGAGCATCGCGATCGCCATGCTTGTGCTGCCGACGCTGACGCCGATTCCCCTGGTGGCGGCCGTGCTGTTGGCCACCGTCGCCGTCGTGGCCAGCGGCTGTCTTCGCCCCGGAGAGCTGCAACGCGCCATCCGTCTCGATGTGATCCTGCTGCTCGGATCCCTCACCAGCTTCAGTGTGGCTCTGCAGCGCACCGGATTGGCTGATGCCATGGCCCAGGGTCTTCAACAGTGGCTGGTGGGCTGGCCCACCTACGGATCCCTGGTGGTGGTGTTCATCGGCACCACCCTGCTCACACAAGTGATGAGCAATGCGGCCTCCGTGGCCCTGTTGGCGCCGGTGGCAGTCCAGTTGGCCCCGGGGCTGGACCTGCCTCCCACCGCCCTGCTGATCACCGTGCTGTTCGGCGCGAGCCAGTCGTTTCTCACCCCGGTTGGCTACCAGACCAACCTGATGGTGTTCGGGCCCGGGCGGTATCGCTTCCTCGATGTCACCCGATATGGAATCGGGCTGACCGTGATCATGACCGTGCTGGTGCCGGCCCTGATCCTGTGGCGTTATGCCGCATCCTGA
- the hflX gene encoding GTPase HflX, producing MKQAHLGGRIRGLRPGQHRQLDRLSHRRHPEGSGADLLTLERMAALVQELELSMHLVLDGRGLCRLLWLGPLQGSEALRQHLPQAPRRRGGGWRLLSCPFSRHGLHQDRAEAVVALDLNPISWLRFAPVPGRDGLRSAELLLPDREESHGWRQLDQGDLRDLSQQDLSPGAITTAEAPPPVSAPAIEAVLLLTLTSGDADRSERELAELEGLVRSAGAQPVAVVSQRAGSANPQTLWGTGKLQEAALEVRRRGASLVVTDRELTPVQARNLERLLVCPVSDRSELILDIFAQRAGSAAGRLQVELAQLRYRLPRLLGRGRSLSRQGGGIGTRGPGETQLEKDRRAISRRIDRLLRDQQQLQQHRSRLRDQRRGLPRVALVGYTNAGKSSLLNALCGRRESDRVLAENKLFATLDPTTRRLELPRPGQRPHQLLITDTVGFIRDLPQPLVEAFRATLEEALDADVLLVVVDLADPDWCGQLSTVHRLLDSLGSTALRRVVANQIDRCPLESVDMIRRQDAQTLFLSAKRGDGLRGLQDWLREQFFDPGAESDPDAGPAPEWPS from the coding sequence TTGAAGCAGGCCCATCTCGGCGGCCGAATCCGCGGTCTTCGGCCCGGACAGCATCGGCAGCTCGACCGCCTCAGCCATCGTCGCCATCCCGAAGGCAGTGGTGCTGATCTGCTGACCCTGGAGAGGATGGCCGCACTGGTGCAGGAGCTTGAGCTGTCCATGCATCTCGTGCTGGACGGTCGTGGGCTCTGCCGATTGCTCTGGCTGGGGCCCCTGCAAGGGTCCGAGGCGCTTCGCCAGCACCTGCCCCAGGCACCAAGGCGACGGGGTGGCGGCTGGCGGCTGCTGAGCTGCCCCTTCAGCCGCCATGGCCTGCATCAGGACAGGGCAGAGGCGGTGGTCGCCCTGGATCTGAATCCGATCAGCTGGTTGCGCTTTGCCCCGGTTCCGGGCCGCGATGGACTGCGCAGCGCCGAACTGTTGCTGCCCGACCGCGAGGAATCCCATGGCTGGCGTCAGCTGGACCAGGGGGATTTGCGTGATCTCAGCCAGCAGGATCTGAGCCCTGGTGCGATCACAACAGCGGAGGCGCCCCCTCCCGTCTCCGCTCCAGCAATCGAAGCCGTCCTGCTGCTGACCCTCACCAGCGGGGATGCGGACCGCAGCGAACGGGAACTGGCAGAACTGGAGGGACTGGTGCGCAGCGCTGGAGCCCAACCGGTGGCGGTGGTGTCGCAGCGTGCCGGCAGCGCCAATCCACAGACCCTCTGGGGCACCGGAAAACTGCAGGAGGCCGCCCTGGAAGTGCGCCGCCGCGGCGCCTCACTGGTCGTCACGGATCGTGAGCTCACGCCCGTTCAGGCCAGGAATCTTGAACGGCTGCTGGTCTGTCCGGTCTCCGACCGCAGTGAGCTCATCCTCGACATCTTTGCCCAGCGGGCTGGCAGCGCCGCCGGTCGCTTGCAGGTGGAACTGGCTCAACTGCGCTATCGCCTGCCACGCCTGCTGGGGCGGGGGCGCAGCCTCTCGCGTCAGGGCGGCGGCATCGGCACCCGAGGGCCCGGTGAAACGCAGCTGGAGAAGGATCGCCGTGCCATCAGCCGCCGCATCGACCGCCTGCTTCGGGATCAGCAGCAACTGCAGCAACACCGCAGCCGACTGCGGGACCAACGCCGGGGACTGCCTCGGGTAGCCCTGGTGGGGTACACCAACGCCGGAAAATCGAGCCTGCTGAATGCTCTCTGCGGTCGCCGCGAAAGCGATCGAGTGCTGGCCGAGAACAAGCTCTTCGCCACCCTGGATCCCACAACCCGCCGACTGGAGCTGCCGCGGCCGGGGCAACGTCCGCACCAGCTGCTGATCACAGACACCGTTGGTTTCATCCGTGACCTGCCTCAGCCGCTGGTGGAAGCGTTCCGAGCCACGTTGGAGGAAGCCCTCGATGCCGATGTGCTGCTGGTGGTGGTGGATCTGGCGGATCCCGACTGGTGCGGGCAGCTCAGCACCGTCCATCGGCTGCTGGATTCCCTGGGCAGCACCGCGTTACGGCGTGTGGTGGCCAACCAGATCGACCGCTGCCCGCTGGAGTCCGTGGACATGATCCGGCGGCAGGACGCTCAAACACTGTTTTTATCCGCCAAGCGCGGAGACGGCCTGCGGGGTCTGCAGGACTGGCTGCGTGAGCAGTTCTTTGATCCCGGGGCAGAATCAGATCCAGATGCAGGGCCTGCGCCCGAATGGCCGAGCTGA